A genomic segment from Neobacillus sp. YX16 encodes:
- a CDS encoding ABC transporter permease subunit translates to MWQNTKKFARLNRYKGLLAILPALLFMLIFFIGGLFRSIFLSLQSQPLIGEQNRFWAYNELLHPTFYHSIGVTVGLAAVTAIISGILGLFVALFLAECRRKWKWLQILFYLPIGIPHLLSAYLLMQVLMQSGWLARIAFHMGLIDSFETFPVLIHDDWGIGVLLAYLWKEVPFMVLLIYPFVVKLIEDWQETAQVLGGTFSQTVRWVVVPILMPMWVGGMWVVFAFTLGAYEIPALLARTTFGMIPVLSFQEYSQFGLERQPIAIAMNMVLAVISFVAGCLLMYLQLRWYKKGRRVW, encoded by the coding sequence ATGTGGCAAAACACTAAAAAATTTGCTCGATTAAATAGATATAAAGGGCTGCTAGCGATTCTGCCAGCCCTTTTGTTTATGTTAATCTTTTTTATTGGCGGGCTATTTCGTTCCATCTTCTTAAGTTTGCAAAGTCAGCCGCTGATTGGTGAGCAAAATCGATTTTGGGCGTATAACGAGTTGCTTCATCCCACATTTTATCATTCGATTGGAGTGACTGTTGGACTGGCAGCAGTGACGGCCATTATATCTGGAATATTGGGGTTGTTCGTTGCTTTATTTTTGGCGGAGTGCAGGAGAAAATGGAAATGGCTTCAAATCCTTTTCTATTTACCAATTGGAATCCCTCATTTATTGTCAGCCTATTTGTTAATGCAGGTACTGATGCAAAGCGGCTGGCTTGCACGAATAGCATTTCATATGGGATTAATTGATTCTTTTGAGACATTTCCGGTTTTAATCCATGATGATTGGGGCATCGGTGTGCTCTTAGCTTATTTGTGGAAGGAAGTCCCCTTCATGGTGTTGTTAATTTACCCTTTTGTCGTCAAGCTTATTGAAGATTGGCAAGAAACGGCACAGGTACTCGGAGGGACATTTTCTCAAACAGTGCGTTGGGTGGTTGTTCCGATATTAATGCCTATGTGGGTTGGCGGTATGTGGGTTGTGTTTGCCTTTACATTAGGGGCCTATGAGATTCCTGCCCTGTTGGCAAGGACAACATTTGGGATGATTCCTGTACTTTCGTTTCAGGAGTATTCACAATTTGGCCTGGAACGGCAGCCAATAGCGATTGCCATGAATATGGTGTTGGCAGTGATTTCATTTGTAGCCGGTTGCCTATTAATGTATTTACAGCTCAGGTGGTATAAAAAAGGGAGAAGAGTATGGTGA